The proteins below are encoded in one region of Misgurnus anguillicaudatus chromosome 24, ASM2758022v2, whole genome shotgun sequence:
- the LOC129438331 gene encoding interferon-induced very large GTPase 1-like → MSSVNVVILPQLYKNDKNAIKIQELYKDKKPLICLLTDDESAAKQKKGIYKIGLKNRNQSDVSVELRRAISSCLSSSESASLFRLEDFSKCSDIRVDEEDDEDCRIGKEAAQQMISLLENKDLTEIKESFLPCQGKLWHLWCQKNKELHQPQGEELEIDISTKKTEMMKIREEQHESNMSEFIKFFIKQMNSDSAFRMFFLKWLRILLDQYTSEDLSKLHHKYDEKWSMVLKLKETNEKPDNVNEVQTELEKISEELQAATFGLEHIFREIGQIYESCSSVKTVKAGLEFDLSSLPSFAAEMMISGFPLELMDGDAAHVPLIWVTAVLGELIHKLEDQRVFVMSVLGIQSSGKSTMLNAMFGLQFAVSAGRCTRGAFMQLVRVSEEMKEQLKIDYILVVDTEGLRALELTGRSTRHHDNELATFVVGLGNLTLINIFGENPSEMQDILQIVVQAFLRMKKVRLNPSCMFVHQNVSDVIAGEKNMEGRRRLQETLDEMAKLAAKDEACDAECFSDVIAFDVRTDVKYFAQLWEGSPPMAPPNPNYCENVQELKEAILTQASKSGGIMLSQLKDRIQDLWEALLSEQFVFSFRNSLEIAAYRRLETEYSKWTWTLRNAVLEIENKLHNQIENGATDEIKEDDFKRELKGKSEEVKKSMSDFFENDTDKLILIQWKESFEIKVKELREGITRKTKRKLNEIIQQRDLKKRIDAQRTHYENTLLEKSKELALKHKDKTNDEETLKKEFDLFWGKSVKKITTDSPPIKDINILRDVKKLLSGTYKIAHINTWKDITDIFLEPSSAPYVRFKKSSGITGRLKNAVRAVQETIGLTLSEEDETQITNLINDISEQTDKMIMSFNVSKLGYNISYIQQVIDYIKARITQYEEGLVKYVFNDKFFVDLVFYLFEYANKKLTEQHKMFREANDPVLYVEKKREEYYSIFQKYCQGATSAAIFGEIICQKLREPMKQNVYKHTARDLADEMRSNCPSLNGNRTNLEKHILKELALEETFRKYLKYMNDPRNHFKCFIRGEVSQYISDYFSFSVQPKMKENIESLQKKIMAAAHESTEHVQVNNGDVDLWLTFFTQKLSDDLIFSVKDFSGVSHDDVDDFELLEDVIREELPSIMFDISSKCNTTTFPVYLDCKDRPDEILIDHFCQCCWVQCPFCGAICTNTIENHDGDHSVPFHRVNGLIDWFYRGTRNLSIDICTSSVASDRSFVPNNSYNSYNLYDSDDSDDEVLCREYRTAGGKYAEWSITPDFSELPYWKWFVCRFQKCLERHYRKTFRGSGRIPYQWRQITKQDALESLDKYF, encoded by the coding sequence ATGTCTTCAGTCAATGTTGTTATTTTACCACAACTTTACAAGAATGACAAAAACGCAATAAAGATACAAGAGCTGTACAAAGACAAAAAGCCACTTATTTGTCTTCTAACTGATGATGAATCTGCTGCAAAGCAGAAGAAAGGAATATATAAAATTGGTTTGAAAAACAGAAACCAGTCGGATGTATCCGTAGAACTCAGAAGAGCAATAAGCAGTTGTCTGTCATCTTCAGAATCAGCTTCCTTGTTCAGACTTGAAGATTTCTCCAAATGCTCAGACATCAGAGTAGATGAGGAAGATGACGAAGACTGCAGGATAGGAAAAGAAGCAGCACAGCAGATGATAAGTTTACTGGAGAATAAAGATCTGACAGAAATCAAAGAATCATTTCTGCCCTGTCAGGGAAAACTGTGGCATCTGTGGTGTCAGAAGAACAAAGAACTTCATCAACCTCAAGGGGAGGAACTAGAAATAGACATAAGCACTAAAAAGACAGAAATGATGAAGATTCGTGAAGAGCAACATGAATCTAATATGAGTGAGTTTATAAAGTTCTTTATAAAACAAATGAACTCCGATTCTGCATTTAGGATGTTTTTTCTCAAATGGCTCAGAATCCTCCTGGATCAGTATACCTCAGAAGATCTTTCTAAACTACATCACAAATATGATGAAAAGTGGTCAATGGTCTTAAAGCTCAAAGAGACCAACGAAAAACCTGATAATGTCAATGAAGTACAAACTGAGCTTGAGAAAATTTCTGAAGAACTTCAAGCTGCAACATTTGGCTTGGAGCACATCTTCAGAGAGATCGGTCAGATCTATGAATCATGTTCATCTGTGAAGACAGTCAAAGCAGGTCTGGAGTTTGATTTGTCTTCTCTCCCGAGTTTTGCAGCTGAGATGATGATTTCTGGATTTCCACTGGAGCTGATGGATGGAGATGCTGCTCATGTTCCTCTGATCTGGGTTACTGCTGTTCTAGGTGAACTCATCCACAAACTGGAAGACCAGAGAGTCTTTGTGATGTCCGTTTTAGGGATTCAGAGCTCTGGGAAATCCACCATGCTCAATGCCATGTTTGGACTTCAGTTTGCAGTCAGTGCTGGCAGGTGCACCAGAGGAGCTTTTATGCAGCTGGTCAGAGTATCAGAGGAGATGAAGGAACAGCTGAAGATTGATTATATTCTGGTTGTTGATACTGAGGGTCTTCGGGCTTTAGAACTCACTGGAAGGTCTACAAGACATCATGACAATGAATTGGCCACATTTGTTGTGGGTCTTGGTAATCTGACTTTGATTAACATCTTTGGGGAAAACCCCTCTGAAATGCAGGACATTCTTCAGATTGTTGTTCAAGCCTTTCTGAGGATGAAGAAGGTCAGATTGAATCCCAGCTGTATGTTTGTGCATCAGAACGTTTCAGACGTCATAGCTGGAGAGAAAAACATGGAGGGAAGGAGACGCCTGCAGGAGACACTGGATGAGATGGCGAAACTCGCTGCTAAAGATGAAGCCTGTGATGCAGAATGTTTCAGTGATGTCATTGCATTTGATGTACGTACTGATGTGAAGTATTTTGCTCAGCTCTGGGAGGGCAGCCCACCCATGGCACCACCAAACCCAAACTACTGTGAGAATGTTCAAGAACTAAAGGAAGCCATACTTACACAAGCCTCAAAATCAGGTGGCATAATGTTGAGTCAACTGAAAGATCGTATTCAAGATCTGTGGGAGGCTTTACTCAGTGAGCAATTTGTATTTAGCTTCAGAAATTCTTTAGAAATTGCAGCATACAGGAGACTGGAGACAGAATACAGCAAGTGGACCTGGACTCTTCGCAATGCTGTGCTGGAAATTGAAAACAAACTGCATAACCAAATAGAAAATGGAGCAACTGATGAGATTAAGGAAGACGATTTCAAAAGAGAACTAAAAGGAAAAAGTGAAGAGGTGAAAAAATCTATGTCGGATTTCTTTGAGAACGACACGGATAAACTCATACTGATTCAGTGGAAGGAGTCTTTTGAAATAAAAGTCAAAGAGCTTCGGGAGGGCATTACGAGAAAAACAAAAAGGAAATTAAATGAGATTATTCAGCAACGTGACCTGAAGAAAAGGATTGACGCTCAAAGGACACATTATGAAAATACACTTTTAGAAAAGAGCAAAGAACTggctttaaaacacaaagacaaaacGAATGATGAAGAAACTCTTAAGAAAGAGTTTGATCTGTTCTGGGGAAAATCTGTTAAAAAGATTACCACAGACAGTCCTCCAATTAAAGACATTAACATACTGAGAGATGTGAAAAAGCTCCTCAGTGGCACCTATAAAATTGCTCATATAAACACCTGGAAGGACATCACAGATATTTTCTTGGAGCCGAGTTCTGCACCTTATGTTCGGTTTAAAAAATCCAGTGGAATTACAGGACGTCTAAAAAATGCCGTCAGAGCAGTCCAAGAGACAATTGGTCTCACTTTGTCTGAGGAGGATGAAACCCAAATAACAAACCTAATAAACGATATTTCTGAGCAAACAGATAAGATGATCATGTCATTTAATGTGTCAAAGCTGGGCTACAACATCAGCTACATTCAACAAGTTATAGATTACATCAAAGCAAGAATAACACAATACGAGGAAGGCCTAGTGAAGTATGTGTTCAACGATAAATTCTTTGTGGATttggtattttatttatttgagtaTGCAAACAAGAAATTAACTGAACAACACAAGATGTTCAGAGAAGCCAATGATCCTGTATTGTACGTTGAGAAGAAGAGAGAAGAATATTACAGTATTTTCCAAAAATACTGTCAAGGAGCAACATCAGCCGCTATTTTTGGAGAGATCATCTGTCAGAAGCTAAGAGAACCGATGAAACAGAATGTCTACAAACACACTGCTAGAGATTTAGCTGATGAAATGCGATCAAACTGTCCATCACTTAATGGAAACAGAACAAATCTGGAGAAGCACATCCTAAAGGAATTGGCACTAGAGGAAACATTTCGTAAATACCTAAAATATATGAATGATCCCAGAAATCACTTCAAGTGTTTTATTAGAGGTGAAGTCAGTCAGTACATCAGTGATTACTTCAGTTTCAGTGTTCAGCCCAAGATGAAAGAGAACATTGAATCCCTGCAGAAGAAGATCATGGCAGCAGCACATGAATCTACTGAGCATGTTCAAGTGAACAATGGAGATGTTGATTTGTGGTTGACGTTCTTCACACAGAAGCTGTCAGATGATTTGATATTCTCTGTGAAGGACTTCAGTGGAGTGAGTCATGATGATGTTGATGATTTCGAACTACTAGAAGATGTAATAAGAGAAGAACTACCCTCTATAATGTTTGACATTAGCAGTAAATGCAACACAACAACATTTCCAGTATATCTGGACTGTAAGGACAGACCAGATGAGATTCTGATTGATCACTTCTGTCAGTGCTGTTGGGTTCAGTGTCCATTCTGTGGAGCCATCTGCACTAACACTATAGAAAACCATGATGGAGACCACAGTGTTCCTTTCCATCGTGTTAATGGACTGATTGATTGGTTTTACAGAGGAACACGAAACCTATCTATCGATATCTGCACATCTTCAGTAGCAAGTGATAGAAGTTTTGTTCCAAATAACTCATACAACTCATACAACTTATACGACTCAGATGACTCAGATGACGAAGTTCTCTGTAGAGAATACAGAACAGCGGGAGGCAAGTATGCAGAGTGGAGCATCACCCCTGACTTCTCTGAGCTGCCCTACTGGAAGTGGTTTGTGTGCAGATTCCAGAAATGTCTGGAAAGACACTACAGAAAAACATTCCGGGGTTCTGGTAGGATTCCATATCAATGGAGACAAATCACAAAACAAGATGCTCTTGAAAGTTTggataaatacttttaa